CAATTCTGGCTTCTGCCGGGGGGGTCATGGTGGGAATGTACTATGGGCTGATCAATTTCTCGATGGGGTATGTGGCGGGAATTAAGGCCTTCACCGCTGCGGTCTTAGGGGGAATCGGGAACATTCCCGGGGCCATGCTGGGTGGTTTTATTTTGGGATTGGTCGAAAGTTTGGGAGCATCCTACATCTCCAGTGAGTATAAAGACGGTTTTGCTTTTATCATTTTAATTTTGGTACTGGTTTTTCGTCCCAGGGGACTTTTGGGAGAGAAAATTTCCGAGAAGGTTTGAAGGATGATTTTCAAAAATAGCATTTGGGTGAAATACGCGATACCCGTCATTCCCGAATGTTTAATCGGGCCCGCCTGCCGGCAGGCAGGAATCCAGGCTCTTTAAAATCAACATCTTCTGGATTCCCGCTCCCCGATAGAGGCATTCGAGGACAGGTTTCGCGGGAATGACGGGAAGAGCCTGGATTTCCGCTTTCCCCTGCCTGCAAGTGCCTGCCGGACAGGCGGGTAATGACAAAATTTACCCACTCACTTCCACGATGAGCCAATTTTAATTTGAGGCAGATTTGATTGTCCGCTATATTTTATGGCATTTCCAATGAGGTTTGTAAACACCTGTTTCATCCCCAGCTCCCAACATCGGAGGGTAAAAAAAGGGATTTCTAATGAAAACTCGGTGTCCTTATTTAACAGAGATTTTTCCTGATCTGCTATGAGGCTTTCAATTAATTTCTGGATAGGGGTCAGTTTAAGATCCATCCGCACTGTTTCTAATTTTGAATAATGAAGTAGATCCTCAATCAGGGCATTTAACTTTTTCGTGGCCAAATGAATTTTTTCTAAACAAAAAATGGATCGCTCCTTTAAACCACTCCGATGGCTCTCTAAAAGCTCTTCGGTATAACCAGAAATGCCACGCAGGGGAGCTTTTAAATCATGAGAAACGGTATAGACAAAAGAGCTTAATTGTTCGTTCTTCATCTGAAGGGCTGCATGGGTTCGTTTCAATTCCGTCATATCTCTTCCCACCGCATAGATTTTTTGGTACTGCTAAGTATTTTGTGTGAATTTAGTGAACCAGTGTAATCT
The window above is part of the Nitrospiria bacterium genome. Proteins encoded here:
- a CDS encoding histidine kinase dimerization/phospho-acceptor domain-containing protein, which gives rise to MTELKRTHAALQMKNEQLSSFVYTVSHDLKAPLRGISGYTEELLESHRSGLKERSIFCLEKIHLATKKLNALIEDLLHYSKLETVRMDLKLTPIQKLIESLIADQEKSLLNKDTEFSLEIPFFTLRCWELGMKQVFTNLIGNAIKYSGQSNLPQIKIGSSWK